The Stenotrophomonas sp. BIO128-Bstrain region GAGATCGGCATGGCGCCGCTGCGGCTGCGCCCCAAGGAAGGCCTGGCGATCATGAACGGCACCGCCGTGATGACGGCGCTGGCCTGCCTGGCGTACGACCGCGCCGACTACCTGACCAGGCTGGCCACGCGCCTGACCGCCTTCAACGTGCTGGCCAGTGACGGCAACGCCCATCATTTCGATGAAATGCTGTTCGCTGCCAAGCCGCACCCGGGGCAGACCCGGATCGCCGCGCGCCTGCGCCAGGACCTGCACAGCGACCGGCCGCCGCGCAACGAACAGCGCCTGCAGGACCGTTACTCGCTGCGCTGCGCCCCGCACGTGATCGGGGTGGTGCAGGACGCCCTGCCGTTCTTCCGCCAGCTGATCGAAACCGAACTCAACAGCGCCAACGACAACCCGCTGATCGATGTCGAGGGCGAGCGCATCCTGCATGGTGGCCACTTCTACGGCGGCCACATCGCCTTCGCGATGGACGCGCTGAAGAACACCATCGCCAATCTGGCCGACCTGCTCGACCGGCAGATGGCGCTGGTGGTGGATGCACGCTTCAACCATGGCCTGCCGGCCAACCTGTCGGCCGCCACCGGTGAGCGCGCGGCGATCAACCATGGTCTGAAGGCGCTGCAGATCAGTGTCTCGGCGTGGACCGCCGAAGCGCTCAAGCAGACCATGCCGGCCTCGGTGTTCTCGCGTTCCACCGAATGCCACAACCAGGACAAGGTCAGCATGGGCACCATCGCCGCGCGCGACTGCCTGCGTGTGATCGAGCTGACCGAGCAGGTCGTGGCGGCGCTGCTGATCACCGCCCGCCAAGGCGTGGCGCTGCGTGAGCGCGTCGGCATGAAGGCCACGCTGCACGGCGATCTGGCCGCGATGTACCAGGACCTGTCCGAGCGCATCGCCCTGATCGAGGAGGATCGCGCGCTGGATGGTGAGCTGCGCGCCCTGCTGGACGATATCCGCGCACAGCGCTGGGAGCTGTATGTCCACGAATGATCTGAGCTTCGAGGTCGCGCTGTCGCCGGCCTTCCATGACTGCGATGCGATGCAGGTGGTCTGGCACGGCAACTATTTCAAGTACTTCGAGATCGCGCGTTGCGCCCTGCTGCAGCGCCATGACTACGACTACCCGCAGATGCGCGATTCCGGTTACCTGTGGCCGGTGGTCGATGCGCGGGTGAAGTACATCCGCCCGCTGCTGTACGGCCAGGCACTGCGCGTGCGCGCCACGATCACCGAGTGGGAAAACCGCCTGAAGATCGCCTATGAAATCGTGGATGCGGACAGCGGTACCACGCTGACCCGCGCCCATACCATCCAGGTCGCGGTCGACGCGGCCACCAATGAAATGCTCTACCTGTGCCCGCCGGTGCTGTGGGAGCGTCTTGGAGTGCAACCGCAATGAACCGTTTCCTGCGCATGCTGTGCGTGCTGCTGATGCTGGCCATGGTCGCCCCGGCGTTCGCCGCCACCGATGTGGAGGCAGTCAAGCAGCGCGTGGCGAAGGTCGACGTGCTGCGCGGCGAGTTCACCCAGGAGAAACAGGTCGCCGGGTTCAAGAACCCGCTGCGCTCGCAGGGTCGCTTCGTGCTGGCCCAGGACCACGGGGTGGTCTGGACCACGCTCAAGCCGTTCCCCTCCGAGGTGGTGGTCACCCGCGACCGCATCCTGAGCCGGCAAAGCGATGGCAGCAGCCGGGTCGAACTGGATGGCCGCCAGCAGCCGGCGATGCGCTCGGTCAACGCGATCATGTTCGCGCTGATGAGTGGCGATGCGCAGGCGCTGTCGGCGCAGTTCACGGTCAAGGTGGAAGTGCTGCCCGGCAACGCGTGGAAGATGCAGCTGACCCCGCGCTCGGCCATGCTCGGCAAGGTGTTTGCGCAGCTCACTCTGAGCGGTGACCGCTACGTGCGCGAGGTGCAGATCAACGAGGCCAACCAGGATGTCACCCGCATCCACTTTGCCGGCATGAGCGATACGCCGGCGGCGTTGAGCGCCGACGAGGGCCGCAAGTTTGAATGACGTGCTGACGTCCAACGGCCGCCTGCAGCGCCTCTGGCGCTGGCTGGCCATTGCCTGGCTGCTGGTGCTGATCGGCCTGGGCGTGCAGCAATGGCAGTTGTGGAAGAGCGAATCGCGGATCGATACCGACATCCTCGCGCTGTTGCCGCAGGATGCGCACGACCGCCTGCTGTCCGATGTCACCCGCCGTATCGCCGATGCCAACGCGCGCCAGATCGTGGTGTTGCTGGGCAGTACCGATGCGGCGCAGACCAAGGCGGCCGAGGCCGCATTCCGCGATGCCATCAAGGTGGAGCGGGGCGCTGCCCCGCTGCTCCAGGAAAGCGGCTCGATCGAGGGCTGGTTCGATCAGGCACGGGCGTTCTACGCACCGTATCGCGACCGCCTGCTGACCAGTGCACAGCGCGAGCGGCTGCAGAACGAACCCACCGATGGCCTGGCCGAATCGGCACTGGCGGCGCTGTACGGCCCGATGGGCGCGCCGCGCCTGACCGAGTGGCGCCAGGATCCGCTCTCGCTGTGGCCGCAGTGGTGGCAGGAGCGCGCGCTGGGTTCGGGCCTGCAGATGGGCGATGACGGCCTGCTGGAAGCCGATGGAAAGCATTGGTCGATCGTGCAGTACGACACGGTCGGCTCGGCGTTCCAGCTCGATGGCGAGCGCCATATCGACCTGCTGCTGGACACCGCCGCCGAGGCCGCCATGAAGCAGGCGCCGGGTCTGGAAGTGCTGCGTGCCGGCGTCCCGCTGCATGCGGAAGCCGCGGCCGTGCAGGCCAACTGGGAAATCAATACGATCGGCTGGGGGTCGCTGGCCGCGGTACTGCTGCTGGTATGGCTGGCGTTCCGTTCGCTGCGCCCGATCCTGCTGGTGGCCGCCTCGCTGCTGATCGGCTGTGGCGTCGCGCTGGCGGTGACGGTGCTGGTGTTCGGCAAGGTGCATGTGTTGACGCTGGTGTTCGGTGCCTCGCTGGTGGGCGTGGCCGAGGATTACGGCATCCACTGGTTCGCCTCGCGCCAGGCCGAACCGGCGGACCGCCGCTGGAAGCTGCTGCGGCACCTGCTGCCTGGCCTGTGGCTGGCGCTGTTGACCAGCGCACTGGCCTATCTCGCGCTGGGCCTGGCGCCGTTCCCGGGGCTGCGCCAGATGGCGCTGTTCTCGGTGGTCGGCCTGGCCGCCGCCTTCCTGACCGTGATCTTCTGGTTCCCGTGGCTGGATGGCGGCGAAATCCGTCGTACCGGCTTCGCCCGCTGGCTGGGCGCCACGCTGGAGCGCTGGCCGCGCCTGCACGGGCGCAAGGCGGCGATGTTCCTGGGCGTGGTGACGGTGCTCTCGGCGATCGGCATCGCCCGTCTGCAGACCAATGACGACCTGCGCAGCCTGCAGTCATCGCCGCCGGACCTGATCGCCCAGCAGATCCGCATCAGCCAGATGCTGGGCATGCCCAGCCCGGCGCAGTTCTATCTGGTCCAGGGCGATACCGCCGAGCAGGTGCTGGAGCGCGAAGAGGCACTGATCGATCGCCTGCGCGTGCTGGAAGCGGGCAAGCAGATCGGTGGCTACCGGGCGATCAGCGACTGGCTGCCCTCGCAGCAGCGCCAACATGCCGATGCGGCCCTGACCGCCAAGGTCGAGCCGCAGGTGCTGGCACGGGTCGGTGCGGCGGTGGGTGAGCCACTGCTGCGCCCGGCCTATGCTGCGCAGGACCTGCAGGCCGACGCCTTCCTTGCCTCGCCGGCAGCCATGCCGTTCCGACATCTGTGGCTGGGCACGGTCGGGAAGGGCGTGGCGTCGGTGGTGATGGTCGATGACCTCTCGCGTGCCGATGCGCTGGCGCTGCTGGAAGCACAGGCCAAGGGCATCGATGGCGTGCGCTGGGTGGACCGGACCGCCGATTTCTCGCAGCTGCTCAAGCATTACCGCAAGCTGATGAGCGGGCTGCTGCTGATCGGCATCGCACTGGTGTTTGCGGTGCTGTTCTGGCGCTACCGCGGCCAGGCCTGGCGCGTGCTCGCCCCGACCCTGATCGCCGGCGCACTGACACTGGCGCTGCTGGGGCTGTTCGGCCAGCCACTGCAACTGTTCAACGTCCTCGCGCTGATGCTGCTGCTCGGCATGGGCATCGACTACGGCATCTTCCTGATCGAACACCGCGGTGATGCCAGTGCCTGGCTCGCGGTCTGCGTGGGCGCGGCCAGCACCTGGTTGTCGTTCGGCCTGCTCGGGCTGTCGGCCACGCCGGCGCTGCGCGCCTTCGGGTTGACCCTGTTGTTCGGCATCGGCCTGGTCTGGCTGATCTCGCCGCTGTTCCGCCCGCCACCGCACGACGCACCGCACTGAGCGACCGCGTTTCCCTCTCATGATCTGATCAAGGATGTATCGATGAACCCGCAGGTGGAACGTACTGAAATCCTCGTCATCGGCGCCGGCCCGGCCGGCTCCGTGGCGGCGGCGATGCTGCGCCGGCAGGGGCGCCAGGTGCTGATCCTGGAGCGCCAGGCGTTTCCGCGGTTCTCGATCGGCGAGAGCCTGCTGCCGCAGAGCATGGAATACATCGAGGCGGCCGGGCTGCTGCAGGATGTGGTGCAGGCCGGGTTCCAGTACAAGAACGGTGCGGCGTTCGTGCGCGGCGAGGCGACCACCGAGTTTGATTTCCGCGACAAGTTCTCGCCGGGCTGGGGCACCACCTACCAGGTGCAGCGCGCCGACTTCGATGACGTACTGGCGCGCGGTGCCGAGCGCATGGGCGCTACGCTGCGCTTCGGTGACGAGGTGCTGTCCGTGCAGCCCGGGCGTCCGGCGCAGGTGCAGGTGCGCCGGCCCGATGGCAGCGAGTACACCATCGAGGCCGGTTTCATTCTCGACGCCAGCGGCTTCGCCCGGTTGCTGCCGCGCCTGCTGGACCTGGAGTCGCCGTCGAATTTCCCGGTGCGCGGTGCGATCTTCTGCCATGTGCGCGACCACATTCCGGCCGGCGCAGGCTTTGATCGCAACAAGATCCTGATCACCACCCATCCCGAGCACGTGGACGTGTGGTACTGGACGATTCCGTTCTCCAACGGTTGCTGTTCGCTGGGCGTGGTGGCCGAGCCGAGCTTCTTCGCGCGCTACCCGGGCACCGATCTGGAGAAGCTGCAGGCCATCGTCGGTGAGGATCCGAACCTGGCCCGCCTGCTCGGGAACGCCGAATGGGCGGTGCTGCCGGTGCGCACCATCACCGGGTACTCGGCCAATGTCTCCTCGTTGTGGGGCGAAGGCTATGCCCTGCTCGGCAACGCCGGCGAGTTCCTCGATCCGGTGTTTTCCTCGGGGGTGACCATCGCGTTCAAATCGGCCCAGCTGGCCAGCGATTGCCTGGCCCGCGAGCACGCCGGTGAAACGGTGGACTGGGAACAGGACTTCTCGGTGCCGCTGCGCGCCGGGGTGAAAACCTTCCGGCGTTTCGTCGAGGCCTGGTACGCCGGTGGCTTCCAGAAGATCATCTACCATCCCGATCCGCAGCCGGAGGTGCGCCGCATGATCTCCTCGATCCTGGCCGGCTATGCCTGGGATACCAACAATCCGTACGTTGCCGACGCCAGCGGCCGGCGCCTGCGCGTGCTGGAGGAACTGTGCAGCGCCTGATCCTGACCCTGTTGTTGAGCCTGCTGCTGGCCGCATGCGCCAGCACCCGCATGCCCACGCCGCTGGTACAGCTGCCCGTGCTGCAGCTGGCGCCCTCGGCATTGCCGCAGCCGGTGCAGCTGCAGCAGCGCCTGCAGTTCCGCTTCGGCAGCCACGAGCGTGAGCTGGATGCCCTGCTGGAGGTGGATGCCGAACAGGTGCGGCTGGCGGTGCAGGCGATGGGCCAGACCGGCGTGCGCATCGTCTGGGACGGGCAGCATCTGGAACAGACCCGGGCCCCGTGGCTGCCGCCGCAGGTGCGCGGCGAGCGCGTGCTCGACGACCTGCAGTTCGCGTTGTGGCCCGCCGCGGCGATCCGTGCCGCGCTGCCGGACGGCTGGAGCCTGCAGGAAGCCGACGGCGTGCGCAGCCTGGTCCAGGGCGGCACACCCTGGCTGGTGCGCGAGACATTGCCCGATGGTCGCGTGCGGCTGCGCAACCTGGCCGAGGGCTACGAACTGGTGATCGAATCAATGGACATGGGGCAGGGCCAGGAGTGAGCAGCAGCGCGGTCTATCTGAACGAGCTGGGGGTGATCTGCGCACTGGGGGCCGACCGCGCCCAGGTGCGCGAGGGCCTGTTCGCGGCGCAGCCCGGCGGGCTGCACGACAACGACACCCTCCTGCCCGGCCGCACGCTGGCGCTGGGCGAAGTGCAGGCGCCGCTGCCGGACCTGGCCGACCTGCCGGTCGCCCTGCGCGGCCGCAACAACGGCCTGCTGGACGCTGCGCTCGGCCAGATCCGCGAGGCCGTCGATGCCGCCGTCGCCCGTTTTGGTGCCGAGCGCGTGGCGGTGATCATCGGTACCAGCACCTCGGGCATCGGCGAGTCGGAGCACGCACTGCGCACCTATCACCGCGATGGCGTGTGGCCGGCGGATTTCCATTACGCCCAGCAGGAAATGGGCACCGCCGCGCGCTTCGTGCGTGAGCGGATCGGCAGCACCGGCCCGGCCTGGACGATCTCCACCGCGTGCTCGTCCAGCGCCAAGGCGCTGATGTCGGCCGCACGCCTGCTGCGCGCCGGCGTGGTCGATGCGGTGGTCGCCGGCGGGGCGGATTCGATGTGCCGCTTCACCGTGGCCGGGTTCAGCGCGCTGGAGTCGGTCTCGGCGGTGCGCTGCAATCCCTTCTCGGTAAACCGCAGCGGCATCAACATCGGCGAAGGCGCCGCGCTGTTCCTGATGACCCGCGAGCCGGGCCCGGTGCGCCTGTCCGGCTGGGGCGAATCGTCCGATGCCCACCACATGTCCGCGCCGGATCCGCAGGGACGTGGCGCGATCGATGCCATGCAGCAGGCCCTGGACCGGGCCGGGCTGGCGCCGGCGCAGATCGACTACGTGAACCTGCATGGCACCGCCACCGGTCACAACGATGCGATGGAAAGCCAGGCGGTCGCCGCGGTGCTGGGCACGCAGGTGCCGGCCAGCTCGACCAAGCCGCTGACCGGGCACACGCTCGGCGCCTCGGGCGCGATCGAAGCGGCGCTGTGCTGGATGACCCTGGCCGACAACCCGGACCAGCAGCTGCCCACCCACTGGTGGGACGGGCAGCCCGATGACGCCTTGCCGGCGCTGGCCCTGGTGGCACCGGGCACGCGCGCTGCGCAACCGCTGCAGCACGTGCTCAGCCATTCGTTCGCCTTCGGCGGCAGCAACGCCGTGCTGGCCCTGGCGCGAGGATGAGCATGCCGCTGCCCGATGACATCGATGCGGTGCTCCCGCACCGCGACAGCATGCGGCTGATCCACCGCGTGGTGGCGTGGCAGGACGAGTCCATCGCCGTTGAGGTGGACGTGCCCGCGCAGGGGCTGTTCTGCACGCCTGATGGCGTGCCCGCCTGGGTCGGGGTGGAGTACATGGCGCAGGCGATCGCCGCCTGGGCCGGGTGCCGCGCACGCCACGCCGGCCGCGCGCCGTCGATCGGCTTCCTGCTTGGCACCCGCCGGTACACCGCCCACCAGCCGTTCTTTGCCGCCGGCAGCTGCCTGCGGGTGGAGGCGAACTGCGAGTTGTTGGGCGAGAATGGCCTGGGCATGTTCGCCTGCCGGATCCTGGCGGGCGATATCGAAATGGCGGTTGCCAACGTCTCCGTGTTTGAACCCACGGACGCGATGGCCTATCTGGAGAGTGGAGAGGCATGACAGGGAATCTGACCGTGCTGGTGACCGGCGCCAGCCGGGGCATCGGCCGTGCCGTGGCGCTGCGTTGCGCGCGCGACGGCTTCGATGTGGTGGTGCATTGCCGCAGCCGCATCGAGGAAGCACAGGCCGTGGTGGCCGAGATCCAGGCGCTGGGCCGACAGGCCCGGGTGCTCATGTTCGACGTGAGCGACCGCGATGCCGCGCGTACCGCGCTGGAAGCGGACATCGACGCGCACGGCACGTATTACGGGGTGGTCTGCAATGCCGGCATCGCCCGCGATGGCGCCTTCCCGGCGATGCCGGCCGAGGATTGGGATGCGGTCATCCACACCAACCTGGACAGCTTCTACAACGTGCTGCACCCGCTGGTGATGCCGCTGGTGCGCCGGCGCAAGCCCGGCCGCATCGTCACCTTGTCCTCGGTCTCCGGCCTGGTCGGCAACCGCGGCCAGACCAACTACAGCGCGGCCAAGGCCGGCATCATCGGCGCCACCAAGGCGCTGGCGCTGGAGCTGGCCAGCCGCGCGATCACGGTCAACTGCGTGGCCCCCGGGCTGATCGAGACCGAGATGGTCAATGAAGAAGTGGTCGAGCACGCGCTCAAGCTGATCCCGGCCAACCGCCTGGGCCAGCCGGAGGAGGTCGCTGCCGCGGTCTCGTTCCTGCTCTCCGAATCGGCCGGCTACATCACCCGCCAGGTGATCTCGGTGAACGGAGGGATGGTCTGATGGCCCGCCCCGATCGTCGCGTGGTGGTCACCGGCGCGGCTGCCATCAGCCCGCTCGGGCAGGACTGGGCGAGCATCCGTGCGCGCCTGCAGGCCAGGACCAATGCGGTGCGCTACATCCCCGAGTGGGAGGTCTTCGATGGCCTCAACACGCGGCTGGCCGCACCGGCGGAAGATTTCGAACTGCCCGCCAACTACAACCGCAAGACCACCCGCAGCATGGGCAAGGTCGCGGTGATGTCGGTGCGCGCCACCGAGCTGGCGCTGGAGGCGGCCGGCCTGCTCGGCCATCCGGTGCTGCGCAGTGGCATGGCCGGCGTGGCCTATGGCTCGTCCTCGGGCAGCCACGAGGCTACCGCCGAGTTCGGCCGGATGCTGCATGAGCACACCACCGAAGGCATCAGCGCCACCACCTACCTGAAGATGATGAGCCACACGTCGCCGGTGAACATCGGCGTGTTCTTCGGCCTGTCCGGGCGGGTCTACACCACCTCCAGCGCCTGCACCTCGGGCAGCCAGGGCGTGGGCTCGGGCTATGAAGCGATCCGCAGCGGCAAGCAGACCGTGATGGTCACCGGCGGTGCCGAGCAGCTCGACGCCACCGCCGCCGCCGTGTTCGACACCCTGTTCGCCACCAGCGTGCGCAACGATGCGCCGCAGACCA contains the following coding sequences:
- a CDS encoding MMPL family transporter — protein: MNDVLTSNGRLQRLWRWLAIAWLLVLIGLGVQQWQLWKSESRIDTDILALLPQDAHDRLLSDVTRRIADANARQIVVLLGSTDAAQTKAAEAAFRDAIKVERGAAPLLQESGSIEGWFDQARAFYAPYRDRLLTSAQRERLQNEPTDGLAESALAALYGPMGAPRLTEWRQDPLSLWPQWWQERALGSGLQMGDDGLLEADGKHWSIVQYDTVGSAFQLDGERHIDLLLDTAAEAAMKQAPGLEVLRAGVPLHAEAAAVQANWEINTIGWGSLAAVLLLVWLAFRSLRPILLVAASLLIGCGVALAVTVLVFGKVHVLTLVFGASLVGVAEDYGIHWFASRQAEPADRRWKLLRHLLPGLWLALLTSALAYLALGLAPFPGLRQMALFSVVGLAAAFLTVIFWFPWLDGGEIRRTGFARWLGATLERWPRLHGRKAAMFLGVVTVLSAIGIARLQTNDDLRSLQSSPPDLIAQQIRISQMLGMPSPAQFYLVQGDTAEQVLEREEALIDRLRVLEAGKQIGGYRAISDWLPSQQRQHADAALTAKVEPQVLARVGAAVGEPLLRPAYAAQDLQADAFLASPAAMPFRHLWLGTVGKGVASVVMVDDLSRADALALLEAQAKGIDGVRWVDRTADFSQLLKHYRKLMSGLLLIGIALVFAVLFWRYRGQAWRVLAPTLIAGALTLALLGLFGQPLQLFNVLALMLLLGMGIDYGIFLIEHRGDASAWLAVCVGAASTWLSFGLLGLSATPALRAFGLTLLFGIGLVWLISPLFRPPPHDAPH
- a CDS encoding outer membrane lipoprotein carrier protein LolA; this translates as MNRFLRMLCVLLMLAMVAPAFAATDVEAVKQRVAKVDVLRGEFTQEKQVAGFKNPLRSQGRFVLAQDHGVVWTTLKPFPSEVVVTRDRILSRQSDGSSRVELDGRQQPAMRSVNAIMFALMSGDAQALSAQFTVKVEVLPGNAWKMQLTPRSAMLGKVFAQLTLSGDRYVREVQINEANQDVTRIHFAGMSDTPAALSADEGRKFE
- a CDS encoding beta-ketoacyl-ACP synthase; the protein is MARPDRRVVVTGAAAISPLGQDWASIRARLQARTNAVRYIPEWEVFDGLNTRLAAPAEDFELPANYNRKTTRSMGKVAVMSVRATELALEAAGLLGHPVLRSGMAGVAYGSSSGSHEATAEFGRMLHEHTTEGISATTYLKMMSHTSPVNIGVFFGLSGRVYTTSSACTSGSQGVGSGYEAIRSGKQTVMVTGGAEQLDATAAAVFDTLFATSVRNDAPQTTPSPFDAHRDGLVLGEGACTLILEELEHAQARGAAILAEVVGYGTNSDGQHVTQPSAGTMAQAMRLALEDADLAADRIGYVNAHGTATEHGDIAETQATHQVFGPGVPISSLKSYVGHMLGACGAFEAWLSIEMMREGWFAPTLNLHEVDPRCGALDYIHGDGRALQTDYVMSNNFAFGGINTSLIFRRWQD
- a CDS encoding DUF3261 domain-containing protein, whose translation is MQRLILTLLLSLLLAACASTRMPTPLVQLPVLQLAPSALPQPVQLQQRLQFRFGSHERELDALLEVDAEQVRLAVQAMGQTGVRIVWDGQHLEQTRAPWLPPQVRGERVLDDLQFALWPAAAIRAALPDGWSLQEADGVRSLVQGGTPWLVRETLPDGRVRLRNLAEGYELVIESMDMGQGQE
- a CDS encoding aromatic amino acid ammonia-lyase, with the translated sequence MASKADQAPSVRFGDAPLTIEDVVALSQRQAQAVVTDDAAFTAHIQRGADFLDRLLREDGVIYGVTTGYGDSCTVNIPPALVAELPHHLFTYHGCGLGRFLDPQETRAVIAARLASLVRGMSGVSHPLLQGLATLLRHDVLPLIPAEGSVGASGDLTPLSYVAAVLCGEREVMYQGSRRPAAEVLAEIGMAPLRLRPKEGLAIMNGTAVMTALACLAYDRADYLTRLATRLTAFNVLASDGNAHHFDEMLFAAKPHPGQTRIAARLRQDLHSDRPPRNEQRLQDRYSLRCAPHVIGVVQDALPFFRQLIETELNSANDNPLIDVEGERILHGGHFYGGHIAFAMDALKNTIANLADLLDRQMALVVDARFNHGLPANLSAATGERAAINHGLKALQISVSAWTAEALKQTMPASVFSRSTECHNQDKVSMGTIAARDCLRVIELTEQVVAALLITARQGVALRERVGMKATLHGDLAAMYQDLSERIALIEEDRALDGELRALLDDIRAQRWELYVHE
- the fabG gene encoding 3-oxoacyl-ACP reductase FabG, coding for MTGNLTVLVTGASRGIGRAVALRCARDGFDVVVHCRSRIEEAQAVVAEIQALGRQARVLMFDVSDRDAARTALEADIDAHGTYYGVVCNAGIARDGAFPAMPAEDWDAVIHTNLDSFYNVLHPLVMPLVRRRKPGRIVTLSSVSGLVGNRGQTNYSAAKAGIIGATKALALELASRAITVNCVAPGLIETEMVNEEVVEHALKLIPANRLGQPEEVAAAVSFLLSESAGYITRQVISVNGGMV
- a CDS encoding NAD(P)/FAD-dependent oxidoreductase, whose product is MNPQVERTEILVIGAGPAGSVAAAMLRRQGRQVLILERQAFPRFSIGESLLPQSMEYIEAAGLLQDVVQAGFQYKNGAAFVRGEATTEFDFRDKFSPGWGTTYQVQRADFDDVLARGAERMGATLRFGDEVLSVQPGRPAQVQVRRPDGSEYTIEAGFILDASGFARLLPRLLDLESPSNFPVRGAIFCHVRDHIPAGAGFDRNKILITTHPEHVDVWYWTIPFSNGCCSLGVVAEPSFFARYPGTDLEKLQAIVGEDPNLARLLGNAEWAVLPVRTITGYSANVSSLWGEGYALLGNAGEFLDPVFSSGVTIAFKSAQLASDCLAREHAGETVDWEQDFSVPLRAGVKTFRRFVEAWYAGGFQKIIYHPDPQPEVRRMISSILAGYAWDTNNPYVADASGRRLRVLEELCSA
- a CDS encoding thioesterase family protein, which translates into the protein MSTNDLSFEVALSPAFHDCDAMQVVWHGNYFKYFEIARCALLQRHDYDYPQMRDSGYLWPVVDARVKYIRPLLYGQALRVRATITEWENRLKIAYEIVDADSGTTLTRAHTIQVAVDAATNEMLYLCPPVLWERLGVQPQ
- a CDS encoding beta-ketoacyl-[acyl-carrier-protein] synthase family protein, whose translation is MSSSAVYLNELGVICALGADRAQVREGLFAAQPGGLHDNDTLLPGRTLALGEVQAPLPDLADLPVALRGRNNGLLDAALGQIREAVDAAVARFGAERVAVIIGTSTSGIGESEHALRTYHRDGVWPADFHYAQQEMGTAARFVRERIGSTGPAWTISTACSSSAKALMSAARLLRAGVVDAVVAGGADSMCRFTVAGFSALESVSAVRCNPFSVNRSGINIGEGAALFLMTREPGPVRLSGWGESSDAHHMSAPDPQGRGAIDAMQQALDRAGLAPAQIDYVNLHGTATGHNDAMESQAVAAVLGTQVPASSTKPLTGHTLGASGAIEAALCWMTLADNPDQQLPTHWWDGQPDDALPALALVAPGTRAAQPLQHVLSHSFAFGGSNAVLALARG